The Pirellulales bacterium genome includes a window with the following:
- the larB gene encoding nickel pincer cofactor biosynthesis protein LarB: MNHAELEFLVRQVVAGDLTVEALVAALRPLAVTADVGVAQVDLDRERRCGFPEVVYGQGKSVEALERIFKALLSQGTDVFATRISLDQFEQLTVNFPSGIYNPVGRTFRIPVRGKTRHVADAVGRVAVVTAGTSDLPVAEEARETLLWMGCDVAFVQDVGVAGPHRLPAKLAELREADAIVVVAGMEGALPSVVGGYVACPVIGVPTSVGYGANFAGLSALLSMLNSCAANVTVVNIDAGFKGGYVAGLIATNAARRRTET; encoded by the coding sequence ATGAATCACGCGGAACTCGAGTTCTTGGTGCGGCAAGTCGTCGCCGGCGACCTGACGGTCGAAGCGCTCGTCGCAGCACTGCGCCCCTTGGCCGTCACGGCCGACGTCGGCGTCGCCCAGGTCGATTTGGATCGCGAGCGACGTTGCGGCTTTCCCGAGGTCGTCTACGGGCAGGGCAAATCGGTCGAGGCGCTCGAGCGCATCTTCAAGGCGCTACTCTCTCAGGGGACCGATGTCTTTGCCACGCGGATCTCGCTCGATCAGTTCGAACAACTCACGGTGAACTTTCCCTCGGGCATCTACAATCCCGTGGGACGCACGTTTCGCATTCCCGTGCGCGGCAAGACACGCCACGTAGCGGATGCCGTTGGTCGCGTGGCGGTCGTCACCGCCGGCACCAGCGATCTGCCCGTGGCCGAGGAGGCGCGCGAGACGTTGCTGTGGATGGGCTGCGACGTGGCTTTCGTGCAGGATGTCGGCGTCGCGGGACCGCATCGCCTGCCGGCCAAACTTGCCGAGCTGCGCGAAGCGGATGCGATCGTCGTCGTGGCCGGCATGGAAGGCGCGCTTCCCAGCGTGGTTGGTGGCTATGTGGCGTGTCCCGTCATCGGCGTGCCGACGAGCGTGGGTTACGGCGCCAACTTCGCCGGACTGTCGGCCTTGTTGAGCATGCTCAATAGCTGCGCGGCCAACGTCACCGTGGTCAACATCGATGCTGGCTTCAAAGGAGGCTACGTCGCCGGGCTGATCGCCACGAACGCCGCCCGCAGGCGCACGGAAACATGA
- a CDS encoding NAD(P)H-hydrate dehydratase has product MSDSHPSFQRDETPAPLLLPRGPESHKGTFGTALLVGGSREMSGAISLAGMSALRGGAGLVRLAVPDVALTSIAAHEPSYMTAALESDAAGRIAGGEAVHRRLIELSESATALAVGPGLGRSAELSALVVALYGELTQPAVFDADALNALAEQPQVLAQHAGPRIVTPHPGEFSRLVALDTPTVQGRREELAAALARDNACIVVLKGHRTFVTDGVRGWTNSTGNPGMATGGTGDVLTGLITALLCQELSPYDAARLGVYLHGLAGDLAAKELGEVSLIASDLVRHLSRAFLRHTG; this is encoded by the coding sequence ATGAGCGACTCGCATCCAAGCTTTCAGCGCGACGAGACTCCGGCGCCACTCCTGCTGCCGCGCGGGCCCGAGAGTCACAAGGGGACCTTCGGCACGGCGCTGCTCGTCGGTGGCTCGCGCGAGATGAGCGGGGCGATCTCGCTGGCCGGCATGTCGGCCCTGCGTGGCGGAGCGGGGCTTGTGCGGTTGGCGGTGCCCGACGTGGCTTTGACGTCGATAGCCGCGCACGAACCGTCGTACATGACCGCGGCGCTCGAGTCCGACGCGGCGGGGCGCATTGCCGGCGGCGAGGCCGTCCATCGCCGCCTCATCGAACTTTCAGAAAGTGCGACTGCGCTCGCCGTCGGCCCCGGCTTGGGCCGCTCGGCCGAGCTCTCCGCGCTGGTCGTGGCACTCTATGGCGAGTTGACGCAGCCGGCGGTCTTCGATGCCGATGCCTTGAACGCACTGGCCGAACAGCCGCAGGTTCTCGCTCAGCATGCGGGGCCGCGGATCGTCACGCCCCACCCGGGCGAATTCTCACGGCTCGTGGCGCTCGATACCCCCACCGTGCAGGGGCGCCGCGAAGAGCTGGCCGCCGCGCTGGCCCGAGACAACGCCTGCATCGTCGTCTTGAAGGGACATCGCACGTTCGTCACCGATGGCGTGCGGGGTTGGACCAACAGCACAGGCAACCCCGGCATGGCCACCGGCGGCACCGGTGATGTGTTGACCGGGCTCATCACGGCGCTCCTCTGTCAGGAACTCTCGCCTTACGACGCGGCCCGGCTGGGAGTCTACCTGCATGGGCTCGCGGGCGACCTGGCGGCGAAGGAACTGGGTGAAGTTTCACTCATCGCCAGCGATCTGGTACGTCACTTGTCTCGCGCCTTCCTGCGGCACACAGGGTGA
- a CDS encoding polysaccharide deacetylase family protein, whose protein sequence is MQTCVAGGVALAATGSELPGAWADEPAESPAHAGKALVAITLDLEMSRNFPRWEDTHWDYAKGLLDEPTKRYAVAAAKRVRAAGGVIHFFAVGRVCEQENVDWLREIAAAGHPIGNHTYDHVNVLATRSEDLQFRFQRAPWLIAGRTPAEVIAENIRLTNVALQERAGIKAVGFRTPGGFAAGLAGREDLQHLLLEQGFDWVSSKYPAHPNTKDGASPDASVLEGIVAAQAAAQPFVYPTGLIEVPMSPISDIGAFRNGRWPLDDFLAALERALEWTIRERATFDFLAHPSCLGVVDPEFQALDLIVRTVERHADEAALVDLRALAARARKTA, encoded by the coding sequence TTGCAAACCTGTGTTGCCGGGGGCGTGGCTTTGGCGGCCACGGGGAGCGAGTTGCCGGGCGCCTGGGCTGATGAGCCTGCGGAAAGTCCCGCGCATGCCGGCAAGGCGCTCGTGGCGATCACGCTCGATCTCGAGATGAGCCGCAACTTTCCCCGTTGGGAAGACACCCATTGGGACTACGCGAAAGGTCTGCTCGACGAGCCGACCAAGCGCTATGCGGTCGCAGCCGCGAAGCGCGTGCGCGCCGCGGGGGGCGTGATTCACTTTTTTGCCGTCGGCCGCGTCTGCGAGCAGGAGAACGTCGACTGGTTGCGCGAGATCGCCGCCGCCGGACACCCCATCGGCAACCACACCTACGACCACGTCAACGTCTTGGCCACGCGCAGCGAAGATCTGCAATTCCGCTTCCAACGCGCCCCTTGGCTGATCGCCGGACGCACGCCGGCCGAGGTGATCGCCGAAAATATCCGCCTGACGAACGTCGCGTTACAAGAGCGGGCTGGCATCAAGGCAGTTGGCTTTCGCACGCCGGGCGGGTTTGCCGCAGGGCTCGCCGGACGCGAGGATCTCCAGCATCTGCTGCTCGAACAGGGCTTCGACTGGGTCAGCAGCAAGTATCCCGCACATCCGAACACGAAGGACGGCGCGTCTCCCGACGCATCGGTGCTCGAGGGCATCGTCGCCGCCCAGGCCGCCGCTCAACCGTTCGTTTATCCCACCGGGCTCATCGAGGTGCCGATGAGTCCGATCAGCGACATCGGCGCCTTTCGCAATGGCCGCTGGCCCCTCGACGATTTTCTCGCCGCGCTCGAGCGTGCTCTCGAGTGGACGATCCGCGAGCGTGCCACGTTTGACTTTTTGGCTCATCCCTCTTGCCTGGGAGTAGTCGATCCAGAATTCCAGGCGCTCGACCTCATCGTCCGCACGGTCGAGCGCCATGCCGACGAGGCGGCCCTGGTCGACCTGCGTGCCCTGGCTGCCCGTGCTCGAAAGACCGCATGA
- a CDS encoding haloalkane dehalogenase yields MPMIRTPDERFADLPGFDYAPHYIELRHMRMHYVDEGRGQTILCLHGEPTWSYLYRKMIGPLAARHRVVAPDFIGFGRSDKYTLPEEYTFQMHVDLLGGFLTLLDLREITLVCQDWGGLIGLRVAAEMSERFARLVIMNTGLPTGDEKPSETFLAWRGFVERTPDLPVGFIMQRTLVDGTKVDPRVIAAYEAPFPDASYKVGAAAFPLLVPISPDDPGSPGMRQTREVLSRWQKPALVMFSDGDPITAGGDRWFRRVIPTAQDQPAVVIAGGGHFLQEDRGEEIAEEILKFIDRTPL; encoded by the coding sequence ATGCCGATGATCCGTACGCCCGACGAACGATTCGCCGATTTGCCCGGCTTCGACTACGCGCCGCACTACATCGAACTGCGGCACATGCGCATGCACTACGTCGACGAGGGCCGGGGGCAGACGATTCTCTGCCTGCACGGCGAGCCAACTTGGTCGTACCTGTACCGCAAGATGATCGGCCCGCTGGCCGCGCGGCATCGCGTCGTGGCCCCCGATTTCATCGGCTTCGGCCGCTCGGACAAGTACACCTTGCCCGAGGAATACACCTTTCAAATGCACGTCGACCTGCTGGGGGGATTTCTGACGCTGCTCGACCTGCGTGAGATCACGCTCGTCTGTCAGGATTGGGGCGGGTTGATCGGGCTGCGCGTGGCGGCCGAGATGTCCGAACGCTTCGCACGCCTGGTCATCATGAACACCGGCCTGCCCACGGGCGATGAAAAACCTTCCGAGACGTTTCTCGCCTGGCGAGGCTTCGTCGAGCGGACCCCCGACCTGCCGGTGGGCTTTATCATGCAGCGCACGCTCGTCGATGGGACGAAGGTCGACCCGCGCGTGATCGCCGCCTATGAAGCCCCTTTTCCCGATGCCAGCTACAAGGTCGGCGCGGCGGCCTTTCCCTTGCTCGTGCCGATCAGCCCCGACGATCCGGGCTCGCCCGGCATGCGCCAGACGCGCGAAGTGCTGTCACGCTGGCAGAAGCCCGCTCTGGTGATGTTCTCCGACGGCGATCCGATCACCGCGGGGGGAGATCGCTGGTTCCGTCGCGTGATTCCCACGGCCCAGGACCAGCCAGCGGTGGTGATCGCCGGTGGCGGTCATTTTTTGCAAGAGGATCGCGGCGAGGAGATCGCCGAAGAGATCCTGAAGTTCATCGATCGCACGCCTCTCTGA